TCTCTCAACACTGTGCATAAGTAATCTGCTTCCACTGAAATGGCTAAGTGTAGTATAAATACCCCTTTTCTcaactaacaaacaaaaattgaaaTGTACTTTGTTAGGATTTATGAGACAGACTAGGATGAGGTAGTTCATAAATGTAAAGAATGAGCAAATTAGAATATTGGTTTcaaaattttttacaaataaattagatttttcttatCCACAGAATCCACAAAGATTTACCCTCTATGAGCCCTTTAGAGGGTAGAAAAAAGAATCAACCTGTCTCCTCCTCAAGAAGAAAACAGCTcatctcagtttgtttttgccagatatttattttcttaaagattccttttctctctcccaTTTATCAATGAGTGCTTCCTTAAAAGAAGGTTGTTGGATTTCTCTCTgctttaatttttgtaaaattctaAACTAAAATTAGAAATAGATTAATAATTAAACGTATTTAGtaaatttgacataaaattCTGCCCAGTTCTTTTTCTTCTACAAAGCACACTAGATAGAATCACAAACATAGTGAAAGGGAAAAACATCttcaaagcaaagaaaacatgcatATGACAATAAATAATGCCCTCCctcaaaatctttattttatttagtagtagctgatgaaaacattgttttggaATTGCAAACACTAAATACCATCAGACTTTTTGCACTTTACACAATGTTTCATAAACAAGCTTTTCTTATCACATACATATGagagtaaacaaaaatagaagatGCACAGTTGGATCTGctgatatagaaaaaaaatggaaaaaagtattGTGTTTGCTATTTTTCTAGTCATTAGTCTGCTGCAGAGCAAAGCTGTAACTCTCTGAGGTAATTCTCCAGAGAAGCCACTAGGGGAGCCTCAACCTCCTTTTTAGCAAACTTGTATTCAAAGACAGAGGAAAATGTATACACACATGTGCAAACGGTTATCAAACAAAGGCAGAAATAAGGATGACGAGAGAAAGAATTTCATCTTTATGTtttgctaaaaatatatatttttgccatTTAAGTGGACTTAATCTGCTCTACTTTCTCATTTAAACACTCCTTTAGTTTCCACTCGTTCACAAGCATCTCTTAGAGTGCTGTTTGGTTTAATGAAGAAACCAGCATGCTATTGTACTAAAGCCTGCTATAGTGCTGGGAATACCCTGCGCCCCAAAGTACAGAACACACCTCCATTATGCATTACACATCTAAGATATTTAAGCTCTTTGTAAGAGTTAAGTCTTGGAGCCGTGCCGTGTCATTCTGTGGGGGATGATAGGGAGCTTTACTCATGTCTGTATTAGCAGGATGACTTCCAAAGCCTTTGGGATGGGGTGTTACAACTACCAGCTCTAGTCAGTCCCAACATTCATACCCAAACTCTGCACAGCCCTGAGCATCAGATCAGAACCCAAATAGGCCTTGCATTAAGGGGGATAAGCCTTACCACAGGGACTGACTATTCACCACATACGATCAAATTAATTGGAGCAGATTTATTGCGGGTCGAAATAAACACCAATGCAATGGTTCAACAGTTCATGTGGACGGAGACAACGTGAAAAGCTTTGAATTACTATATTTTGtgctcagcaaaaaaaaaaaaaacagtctgtaCAAGGCTGCTTtcgaaagaaagaaagaaaaaaacatgccagggaggagaggagagactGGAGACCTCCGAACATAAACTGACATGAATTCCAGGATGTGTGTCGTCTTcagaagtgaagaaaaaaagtgttttcccaTCTTGGTGCAGAACAGGGTTCTTGCTCTAAGTTAAATACCATCCATCTGTCTGGTGCTGTAAGGTgacggagtgtgtgtgtgccaaCGTTGTAAGAGATACTTAGGTCTGTGTGTATATTTTCATAGTCTGATTGAAGTAAAACACAGCCTTTAATGTATCATTTCAAGTGAACACAGTGcccaaatgaaaacacacacacctacaaGCCCCACTTAATTGAAGGCTACAGGTTTTCACATTGCAgacagcttttttctcttttttccatgGGAAAAACAGACCACTTTTTGAAATCAATATTCTCCACTTGTTTTGCTGCAAATTAAAGCTGTCATTCTCAGGCTGATGTCACGGGGGAGAAGCAGTGGGAGACAGAGAGGGATGAGAACTGCAGCCgtaaagttttatatttcagGCAAAAGAAGATTGAAATGTAATCCTGAATTATCTCAGAATGACTGaaagaaagaggagagagaatacacacacagacaccatCAGAAATGGCAGATGGTGTTTCTGTTTACTGACTCCaccgggaaaaaaaaagattcaaataataataaaaaagaagaaacagaacatAATCATAATTTTAAGTGTTTCCTATATATTTCAATGTGCGATGTAGCATTATGCAGCACCTACAGACCTTGGTTCTGACACACTTTCCATATGTGGAAGAAGAATTTGATTGctacaagttttttttctttcatcctcCATCTCAATAACATGCAATTGCCTGCAGTTACTCTACATAACATGCAATTTACACACAAGACTGCACACTTCTCGGCGTCTGCTCCAGCAGACCGGGGCTGTGCTTTCCCATAAAAACAGATACCCTCCTCAGGAAGCTTTGTAGAGCCTAAAAACCTCAATTAGGTTCATCAATATTTGATGGAATGGCTCTGATAAGGTCTGCTCGCTCCCCCCTCTAGTGCCTCTGTGCTGGCGTGGTGTCTTTAATTGTTGGCCCAAAGCACTGGAGACAGACAAAACATTGTTTGCTCTGTAATGGATGGCTATGTCCCTAGCACAATATTGAGACTGGCTTTTTGCGCATAAGTTGCCACACTCCTGGCCTGTAGTAAGAGTGGGAAAGGGTGGGAGGAAACTGGGAGCGTCATGTGATAAACACTAAAAGCCCATTACATCTCTCAGTATGATGCACCTACAATATGTcagtacatacagtattttCACTTGGTAAAAGGGCAACAGAGCACTTTACTGTCACTGTTCTTTGACAgagctgagttttttttatgaagaatctgcatcagaaggaacaagaaacacaacagacagGTCAGTGATAATGTTGTCTAGAGACTTAAAGTAGAGTTTGATTATAATCTGATGGCGTATCAATCTGTTCTGCCCCCACTGTGTTTCCAAGTAACAGTTGTGCAGATAGATAAACTCTCAGACGATTGTCAGGCGTATGTCCCTTTAATTGACGTTGCTTTCAATTGCCAAAAGAGTGAAACtacaaataaagatgaaaaacatgaattagAATACCACAGTAgtcaaatcatacaaatagtAAGGGCACAAATGCTTAATACTGTGTAAATAACATGTCACAATCAGCCTTACAAACATCATCCTTTTACAACATAAATGCCCACAAATATAGCTCAATGTTGTCTCagatataataaaataacacaaaatactCACAAGCAGTGCTTTCtctaaacaacaaaacaggatgAAGAATGATTAAATGAAGACTGATAAACTGCCTTTGTCAGCCATTATACATGTGTTTCTGAACTGATTCTACCGTTCAATAACAAACTTAACATGAAAACACCACCACCTGCTGGCTGGGAAGAATTACTGCCAGCACACTCCCCGCCTGACATCATAAGATGTCACCTTATGTTTAACTAGGGTCCTCGCTACAGGCGTTCTTCAGAAGGAGAACAACCCCAGTAACTGGCCTCAAGAAGGTCTTACATGTACCTCCagaactgatttttatttcaacctTCCTAACATTTCCATCTTGGCTGGGGAAGGTATTAACCACAATGCCCATGGGCCACTGGGTCCTCTTGGCTTGACAGTCCTTTAAAAGCACAAGATCTCCAACTTGAAGATTAGGCTTCTCTGATTGCCACTTTTGTCGCGGTTGCAAGGTAGGCAAGTATTGACTCCTCCAACGATACCAAAAAACATTCGAGAGATGTTGCACCTGCCTCCACTGACGTCTGTAAAGGCCTCCACTCTCAAAGTCTCCAGGAGGTATAGAGGAATCCCCAGTCTTTTGGGTTAGGAGGGTAGCAGGTGTGAGAATAAAGGGACAATCAGGATCAGAAGAGACTGGAGTTAAAGGTCGAGAGTTCACAATGGCAGTTACCTCAGCTAGAAAGGTAACTAGCACTTCGTGGGTGAGATGCTGAGTTGGAGTACTTGACAACATGGAATCTAGTATGCGCTTTGTGATGCCGATCATGCGCTCCCAACTTCCTCCCATGTGTGAGGCATGAGGTGGATTAAAAATCCATGTACACTCATTTTCAGTTAAGAAATTCTGAATTTCTCGATTGTTGCAGTGTGTCGGAGTTATGCCAAGTTCCTTGCATGCTCCTAGGAAGTTAGTTCCACAGTCAGATCTCAATTGCTTCACCGGTCCACGAATGGAAACGAATCTTCGAAAGGCATTGATGAAGCTTGATGACTCCATAGATTCCATCACCTCGACATGAATGGCCCTAGTACTcaaacaactgaagataacagCCCAGCGTTTACTGTTTGCATGGCCTCCCCGTGTCCGCCGAGAAGTTACAATCCAGGGTCCAAAGACATCGACTCCGACATAAGTGAATGGAGGAGCAACTGTGGTACGATCCATTGGCAGGTCTGCCATCTTTTGTTCTTCCGTATTCCGCCTCAATTTACGGCAGATTACACAGTGGTATATAACCGAGCTGATGCATCGTTTTCCACCAATGATCCAAAGGCCAGCTGATCTCACAGCACCTTCTGTAAATAGACGTCCTTGATGTTGTACACGCTGATGATAGTGACGTACCAGAAGGGTCGTCAGATGATGATGACTAGGAATAATATATGGGTTTGCTTCATCGCTTTGGAGATTGGCTTGTGCAAGACGACCTCCTACTCTGAGACAACCCGAGTCATCAATGTAGGGTGACAGTTTCCTGAGATAACTATGTTTAGAGATCTCCTTCTGATCTCTAATACATGCAAATAATTCAGGATAGCTCTTGCGTTGAAGGCTGCTCAAAATGACACGCTTTGCCGTTAGAAAATCATCTGGGCTCAGATCCTTGCACATATGCCAACCTTGACATTTGCTCGTTTGATTCTCCTTCTTGTACAGTCTGACTATGTGAACCAGCCTAGCGATGGCCCTCAACAGTGACTTCCATGATGAAAatgactcgaaatgacttgggTCTACGAAAGAGTCTGTTAGTACTGTTAGACAACAGGTCACTGTAGGACGAATCTCTGGGTCGGATTCAGGGTCAACTAGGTTGAATGAGGTTTCAGTTTGTTCAGTGTGCCTGTTTTGCCTCAATAGGAAATCTGGTCCTGTGAGCCACTTGCTGTTCTCCAAGGCTTGAGCTGGGATGGATCTTGAAGCTATATCAGCTGGATTCAACTCTGTAGGAATGTAGTTCCATTGGTCTGGATTAGATGACTTCCTTATTCTTTGCACCCGGTTACAGACGTAAACATAGAATCTCCTGGACTCATTCTGAATGTAGCCGAGAACTACCTTGCTGTCGGTAAAGAACTTTGTTGAGTGGAAGGGAACATCAATCTCCTCAGCTATCATGTCAGCAATCTCAATGGCAAGGACAGCAGCACAAAGTTCTAGCCTCGGGATGGTAACTTCTTTTTGTGGAGCAAGTTTTGCTTTGCCAAACATGAAACCAAGTTCGCTTTTGCCTTCCGCATCTGAAATCTTGACATAAGCTACGGCAGCAATTGCCTTAGTAGAGGCATCACAGAACATGCACAATTCTCTGTTTGTTGCATTATGAAATGAAAGGGAGGTGTACTGTCTAGGGATCCTCACTTGTTCAAGATGTTTTAGAGAGTTCCTCCATGCACTCCATTCCTGTAGTTTCCTCTCTGGAAGTGGGTCATCCCAGTTGATGGTTTCAGTTGAAAGCTCTCTTAGAAGGGCTCTACCTTGAATACTCACTGGGGCTGCGAATCCAAGCGGATCATACAAACTGTTTACAGTTGACAGCACTCCTCTACGTGTATAAGGTTTCTCTTCATTTGAGACTTGAAAGGTAAACTCGTCTGTGTTGATGTCCCAACTTATTCCAAGGCTGCTTTGCATTGGTGGAGGGTCTGTTCCAAGGTTGAGGTCTTTAAGGTCCTTTGCCAGGTCCTCCTTGGGAAATGCTTTCATCACGTCAATATCATTAGATGCAATCTTGTGCAACTTTAAATTGGATGTAGCCAAAGTTTGTTGAGCATTTTTGACAACGGAGATCGCCTCATCACTCGATGAAAAGGAGGCAAGGCCATCATCAACGTAGAAGTGACGTTCTACAAGATGTCTTGTTGTGTTGTCTTGTTTCTCCTGGTCTTCTGATGCACGACGAAGCCCATAGGTTGCAACTGCAGGCGACGGACTGTTGCCAAAAACGTGAACAGTCATGCGATACTCCACAATTGGTTGTTCCATGTCATTGTTTTCATGCCAAAGAAATCGTAAGAAGTTCCGATGGTCCTCTCTGACGACAAAGCAATGGAACATCTGCTTAATATCAGCAGCCACTGCTACTCGTTCTTCTCTGAGACGCATTAGAACACCTAAGAGACTGTTGTTAAGATTAGGGCCTGTAAGAAGAACGTCATTGAGTGACAATCCATCATGACGTGCACTGGAGTCAAACACAATCCGAATTTGGTCTAACTTGCGAGGGTGATAAACTCCAAAGAAAGGGAGATACCAGCACTCCTCCTGTTCTTTGAGAGGGGGTGCCAATTCTGCATGGCCGTTATCGAGTATAGTTTGCATAAATTGTAGGAAGTGTTCTTTCATTTTAGGACGTTTATTCAGAATATGGTGAACAGAAGTAAGGCGCTGTGTAGCCTGCTGCCTATTGTTGGGAAGGCACGGCCTAGGGGAACGAAAGGGTAGTGGAGCGACCCAACTATTTGAACTATCTTGAAAGACTGCCTTGTTCATTATCTGGAGAAAAGCTCTTTCTTCTTGTGAGAAGCCAGGTTTCTCATCTGAGCTTGTTTGTTGAAAGATTGCTTCTCCTATGTCTGTGACGTCGGACCATTTTGTCTTTGTAGATGTGCAGAAACTGACCTTTTGAGGAACTGGGAAATCAAAGCCTTCTGCCACCTGAATAGCATTCATACACGGTAGAAAGTGACTGGGCCGACCATTATCCAGAAAATTGGTTTTGAAGACATTAGCATAGTCAGGTTTGTGTGCCCCGCCGAGGCAAACATCTCCAACTATGACCCATCCAAGAGCCAGCCTCTGAGCGAATGGGGCATTTAGAGGTCCATTACGTTGGTCAATAACCTTGTGCGCTTGGACAACATCTCTCCCTATGAGAAGCGAGATGCTAGCGTCTGGATCCAGTTTGGGAATTTCTGCAGCTATGTCCTGTAGGTGGGAATGGTGTTGAGCAGCTTCAGGCGTTGGAATTTCATTCCGATTGTCTGGAAGCATATCACACTCGATAAGCGTCTCTAGCAACAGATGTGACTGGCAATCCACTGATTCCACAATGAAGTTGTGAGCTCTTCTCCCCATTACTTCTTCAGTTCCTGCACAAGTCTTTAGCATGTAAGGATAAGATTTCCTTGTAATACTGAAGGCATCAAAGACTGAAGATCTAGCAAGGGACCTGTTGCTTTGGTCATCTAAGATTGCATATGTTTTCAGCTTCTTCTCAGGAGACCCCTTTGGATAGATGAACACGGGACAGATTTTGGCACAAGAATGACTTTCAATTTCACTTCCACACACTTGTGTACAGGTAGAGATAGCAGTAGGTGATGGTTGATCTTGCTCCCCGCCGTGAACGTCCACTGGCTGCCTTACAGCTAGTGGTGGTTTTGTTGCCCAAACTGCTGGACCAGGATGAAGGGCTGAAACATGACTGTTGATGCCACATTCTGCACAGCTTATCTCTGTACTACAATTCTTAGCCTGGTGATTGGTAGAGGCGCAACATCTGAAGCATATTGAGTTCTTTTTAAGGTAGATCTTTCGTTCCTCAAAGGGCATTTCTCTGAATGCTCTACATCTTTTCAGTGCATGGGGTTTTCTGTGGATGGGACATTCTTTATCTACATCCACAATCTTTGTCTCAGCCATAAGTTTTAGTTGAGAGTTTACAACTTCTGTCCGACTTACTGAGATAGGTTCTTTCCTGCTGTGTCTTTCCTGATATTTAAACATCTTGAGAGGTGCTGGTGGTTGCTGGACTGAATGTCTAAAACTGGGATCATTGCGCATTTTTGCTTCACTGGAAACAAAGTTGGCAAATACAGAAAATGGTGGAAATGAcacagaatgtttttctttgtatttagtCCCATGGTTCATCCACTTTTCTTGTACTCCAAAAGGTAATTTATCAACTACAGGGTGGATTCCCCTTGCTGTGTCGAGGTAGAGTAGACCTGGTATGTAACCTTCACTCTTTGCTGAGTCGATCTCCAGTAGAAGGTCTGCAAGTTCTCTCAGGAGATGTGGATCTTTGTTTGAGATCTTAGGGAACTGTAGCATCCGATC
This genomic stretch from Xiphophorus hellerii strain 12219 chromosome 4, Xiphophorus_hellerii-4.1, whole genome shotgun sequence harbors:
- the LOC116718815 gene encoding uncharacterized protein LOC116718815; protein product: MSQEAGKAPSTRSSKTHLSSSSKSSASMAAVNARAKAEAARTRAEFAKKEIAMKVKKAELEATLLALQHQCDAEAAHAEANVYEAAANEEEHMSRPEQQNDDSLERTGNYVKEQLVLKGSVTPFDILEYNELPAAMTFCQPKQEPDHSIDTLKDYVLPSNMSINHEAVPQLSQSNPVLKTSPSFKRDVQSKDQVNMSELTRFLARSELLTGGLRKFSDKPGDYWSWKSSFENAIRNLHLFASEELDLLIKWLGPESVKYAERLRAVHVNNPEQGLLKVWDRLQECYGSPEALERALLDRMLQFPKISNKDPHLLRELADLLLEIDSAKSEGYIPGLLYLDTARGIHPVVDKLPFGVQEKWMNHGTKYKEKHSVSFPPFSVFANFVSSEAKMRNDPSFRHSVQQPPAPLKMFKYQERHSRKEPISVSRTEVVNSQLKLMAETKIVDVDKECPIHRKPHALKRCRAFREMPFEERKIYLKKNSICFRCCASTNHQAKNCSTEISCAECGINSHVSALHPGPAVWATKPPLAVRQPVDVHGGEQDQPSPTAISTCTQVCGSEIESHSCAKICPVFIYPKGSPEKKLKTYAILDDQSNRSLARSSVFDAFSITRKSYPYMLKTCAGTEEVMGRRAHNFIVESVDCQSHLLLETLIECDMLPDNRNEIPTPEAAQHHSHLQDIAAEIPKLDPDASISLLIGRDVVQAHKVIDQRNGPLNAPFAQRLALGWVIVGDVCLGGAHKPDYANVFKTNFLDNGRPSHFLPCMNAIQVAEGFDFPVPQKVSFCTSTKTKWSDVTDIGEAIFQQTSSDEKPGFSQEERAFLQIMNKAVFQDSSNSWVAPLPFRSPRPCLPNNRQQATQRLTSVHHILNKRPKMKEHFLQFMQTILDNGHAELAPPLKEQEECWYLPFFGVYHPRKLDQIRIVFDSSARHDGLSLNDVLLTGPNLNNSLLGVLMRLREERVAVAADIKQMFHCFVVREDHRNFLRFLWHENNDMEQPIVEYRMTVHVFGNSPSPAVATYGLRRASEDQEKQDNTTRHLVERHFYVDDGLASFSSSDEAISVVKNAQQTLATSNLKLHKIASNDIDVMKAFPKEDLAKDLKDLNLGTDPPPMQSSLGISWDINTDEFTFQVSNEEKPYTRRGVLSTVNSLYDPLGFAAPVSIQGRALLRELSTETINWDDPLPERKLQEWSAWRNSLKHLEQVRIPRQYTSLSFHNATNRELCMFCDASTKAIAAVAYVKISDAEGKSELGFMFGKAKLAPQKEVTIPRLELCAAVLAIEIADMIAEEIDVPFHSTKFFTDSKVVLGYIQNESRRFYVYVCNRVQRIRKSSNPDQWNYIPTELNPADIASRSIPAQALENSKWLTGPDFLLRQNRHTEQTETSFNLVDPESDPEIRPTVTCCLTVLTDSFVDPSHFESFSSWKSLLRAIARLVHIVRLYKKENQTSKCQGWHMCKDLSPDDFLTAKRVILSSLQRKSYPELFACIRDQKEISKHSYLRKLSPYIDDSGCLRVGGRLAQANLQSDEANPYIIPSHHHLTTLLVRHYHQRVQHQGRLFTEGAVRSAGLWIIGGKRCISSVIYHCVICRKLRRNTEEQKMADLPMDRTTVAPPFTYVGVDVFGPWIVTSRRTRGGHANSKRWAVIFSCLSTRAIHVEVMESMESSSFINAFRRFVSIRGPVKQLRSDCGTNFLGACKELGITPTHCNNREIQNFLTENECTWIFNPPHASHMGGSWERMIGITKRILDSMLSSTPTQHLTHEVLVTFLAEVTAIVNSRPLTPVSSDPDCPFILTPATLLTQKTGDSSIPPGDFESGGLYRRQWRQVQHLSNVFWYRWRSQYLPTLQPRQKWQSEKPNLQVGDLVLLKDCQAKRTQWPMGIVVNTFPSQDGNVRKVEIKISSGGTCKTFLRPVTGVVLLLKNACSEDPS